Genomic segment of Microbacterium sp. BH-3-3-3:
TCCCCGCAATGCTGCGCCGCACCGCCCTCGCCACGAGCGCGCTCCTGATCGGAGCCCTCCTCCTCACCTCCTGCACCGGCGGGAACACCGCATCGGCCCCGACCGGTGCCGTCGACCCCGACGCCACCCTCACGGTGGGTCTGTCGCTGGAACCGTCGAACCTCGACATCCGCCACACGAGCGGAGCCGCCCTCGAGCAGGCCCTCGTCGACAACGTCTACCAGGGTCTCGTGACCCGCAACGGCGACGACGACAACGCGATCGTCCCGGCCCTGGCCACGGAGTGGACCATCTCGCCCGACGGGCTGACCTACACCTTCACCCTGCGGGAGGGCGTGACCTTCCACGACGGCACCGCGATGACCGCCGACGACGTGGTCACCTCGCTGCAGACGGCGAAGGACGACGCGACCATCCAGAACAGCGCCGACCTCGCCAACGTCGCCTCGATCGCCTCGCCCGACGCGTCCACCGTCGTGCTGACGCTCGCGCAGCCGAACATCGACTTCCTGTTCACCCTCACCGGCCGCGCCGGACTCGTGTTCAAGAACGCCGACACGACGAACTTCCAGACCGCCGCGAACGGCACCGGGCCGTTCACGGTCGCGTCGCGCAACACCGGTCAGAGCCTCACGCTCGCCCGATACGACGGGTACTGGGGCGACAAGGCCGGCGTCGCCGAGGTCGTCCTCGACTACATCCCCGACCGCAGCGCGGCCGTCAACGCCGCCGTCAGCGGCGACCTCGACGTCGCCCTCGAGGTCGACCCCGAACTGCAGAGCCAGGTCGAGGGCACCGGGAACTTCACGATCGACACGGGCCTGACCACCGACAAGGCGACTCTGGCGTTCAACAACCAGCGCGCCCCCCTCACCGACCAGCGGGTGCGCGAGGCCCTGCGTCTGGCCATCGACCACGACGCCCTCGTCGAGACGGTCATCGCCGCGCAGACCCTGAACGGTCCGATCCCCCCGCTCGACCCCGGGTACGAAGACCTCACGGGCAGCGTGTCGTACAACCCCGACCGCGCCCGCGACCTGCTCGCCCAGGCCGGTGCCGAGAACCTCGAGCTGACGCTGACGATCCCCAACGTCTACCCCACGTCGATCCCGACGTTCCTCGTGTCGTCGTTCGCCGACGTGGGCGTCACGCTCAAGGTCGAATCGGTGGACTTCTCGACCTGGCTGCAGGACGTCTACACGAACCACGACTACGACCTGAGCTTCGTGCGTCACGTCGAGGCGCGGGACTTCGGCAACTGGGCGAACCCCACGTACTACTTCGGGTACGACAACGCGACGGTGCAGAGCCTGTACGCGCAGGCCCAGGCGACCACCGACGAGCAGCAGTCCTCCGACCTGCTCGCCGAGGCCGCCCGCATCGTCGACGACGAGGATGCCGCCGACTGGCTGCTCCTGGCCACCCCGCGCACCGCGGTCGGCACGAACGTCGCGAACTTCCCGAAGAACTCGCTCAACGTGCGCCTGCCCCTCGCGGGCGTGACGGTCTCCTCGGAGTGATCCGCTACGCGCTGACACGGCTGGGCCTGCTTCTCCTGGGCCTGGCCGTGGCCAGCGCGCTGATCTTCCTGTCGCTGCGGGTGCTCCCCGGCGACGTCGCGCAGCTGATCGCCGGAACGCAGTCGACCCCCGAGCAGGTCGCCGCCCTGCGCGAGAGCCTGGGCCTCGACGTGCCGCTGTGGACGCAGTACTTCGACTGGATCGGCGGGCTGCTGCGGGGCGATCTGGGTACCTCCTTGGTCACCGGCGAGTCGGTCGCGGCCGAACTCCTCGACAAGGCGCGGGTCACCGTGCCCCTCGCGGTCATGTCGCTCACGGTCGCCCTGCTCATCGGCATCCCGCTCGGAGTGCTGTCGGCCCTCGGCCGGCGCACCGCCGGGGGGACCGCCCTCAGCGTCGCGTCGCAGGCCCTGGCCGCCGTGCCGGTGGTGTGGGCGGGGATGCTGCTGGTCGTCGTGTTCGCCGTCTGGCTGGGCTGGCTGCCGCCGCAGGGGTTCCCCCGCGCCGGGTGGAACGACCCCGGGGCGGCGTTCCGCGCCCTCGTGCTCCCCGCGCTCACCATCGGCGTGGTCGAGGGCGCGATGCTGCTGCGGTTCGTCCGCAGCGCCACCCTGCAGGCCCTCGGGCAGGACTACGTGCGCACGGCCGCGGCGAAGGGACTGACCCGCACGCGGGCGTTGGTGCGCCACGGACTGCCGAACGTCGGACTGTCGGTGATCACGGTGCTCGGACTGCAGATCGCCGGCATCATCGTCGGCGCCGTCGTGATCGAGCAGCTGTTCACCCTTCCCGGCGTCGGCCGCATGCTCGTCGCCGACGTCGCGGCGCGCGACCTCCCGAAGGTGCAGGGCGAGCTGCTCGCCCTCACCGGGTTCGTGCTGCTCGTCGGCTTCGTCGTCGACCTCGTGCACCGCCTGATCGATCCCCGCCAGCGGGAGGCCTCGTGAGCACCCTGAAACGCCTGTGGAATCTGGGCACCGGCCGGTTCGGCATCCTGATCGTCGTGCTCCTGGTGATCACGGCCGTGGTGTCGCTGGTGTGGACGCCGTTCGATCCCGCCGCCGTCGACGCGCGTGCGCGCTGGCTCTCCCCCTCGTGGCCGCACGTGCTCGGCACCGACAACAACGGTCGCGACATCGCGAGCCTGCTCATGGCGGGGGCCCGCACGACGATCGTCGTCGCCGTCGGGGCCGGGATCGTCGCGTCGGTGCTCGGCCTCGCCCTCGCCGCCCTCGGCTCGCTCACCGCGCGGTGGATCCGCGAGAGCATCGCCGTGCTCGTCGACATCCTGATCGCGTTCCCCGTGCTCATCATCGCCATGATGATCTCGGCCGTCTGGGGCGGCTCCCTCGCCGTGGTCATCTGGTCGGTGGGGATCGGCTTCGGCGTCAACATCGCCCGCGTGACGCGCCCGGAACTGCGTCGCGTGCTGCACAGCGACTTCGTGCTCGCGGGGCGTGCCAGCGGTTTGACCCCCTGGCAGAACCTCACCCGGCACCTGCTGCCCAACGTCGCCCCCGTCTTCATCGTGCAGCTGTCGTGGGGCATGGCGGTCGCCGTGCTCGCCGAGGCCGGACTGTCGTACCTGGGCTTCGGCGCCCCGGTCACCCAACCGTCGTGGGGCGTCCTGCTGAGCGATCTGCAGTCGTACATCTCGGTGCACCCGCTCACCGTCGTCTGGCCGGGGCTGGCGATCACCCTCACCGTGCTGGGGCTCAACCTGCTCGGCGACGCCCTGCGCGAAGCCGCCGACCCGACGCTCGCCCAGCGTGCACCCGCCGCCCGCACCCACGTTCCGGGAGTGGTCGCATGAGCCTCGTCGTGAAAGACCTGCGCGTCGAGATCGGCGGCCGCGCCGTCGTCGACGGCGTGTCGTTCGAGGTGCCCGACGGCGCACGGGTGGGCATCATCGGCGAATCGGGCTCGGGCAAGTCCCTCACCGCCCTGGCGATCCTGGGGCTGCTGCCCGACGACGCCCGGGCCTCGGGGAGCGTGAGCTGGAACGACCGCGAGATCCTGGGTCTCGACGACCGCGAGCTCGCGCGCCTGCGCGGCGACGACATCGGCATGGTCTTCCAAGAGCCGCGGACCGCCCTCAACCCCATCCGCACGGTCGGGCGCCAGATCGGCGAATCGGTGCGCATCCACGAGGGCGTCTCCCGCCGAGAGGCGGCGCGCCGCGCCGTGATCGAGGCGGAACGCGTCGCCCTCCCCGACCCGGAGCGCATCGTCGCGCGCTATCCGCACCAGCTCTCGGGCGGTCAACGCCAGCGGGTCGCGATCGCGATGGCGCTCGCGTGCCGTCCCCGTCTGCTGATCGCCGACGAACCGACCACGGCCCTCGACGTCACCATCCAGGCCGGGATCCTGTCGTTGCTGCGGTCCCTGGTCCACGACGCCGGGATGTCCCTCGTCTTCATCACGCACGATCTCGCGGTGCTGGCGCAGGTCGCCACCCACGCCGTGGTCCTCGAGCACGGCCGCGTGGTCGAGCACGGAGCAGTCGCCGACCTGCTGCGGGCGCCGTCGTCGCCGGTCACGCGGGCGCTGCTGCGTGACGCGACGGCGACGCTCTGGCATCCCGAGACCGCCGGTCACGATGCCGCGACCCCGGCCGGCGTGCCGGTCGAGCCCGCACAGCGCGACGCGGGCGGGTCCGGCGCGACCGCCACCGCCCCCGACGCCGCGCCGACCGGTGGGGAGACGCCGTGACCGAGACGCTCATCCACGCGCGCGGGCTCTCGCGCACCTATCCCGCACCGCGGAAGGGCTTCGCACGGCCCGAACGCACGACGGCCCTCGACGACGTCGACCTGTCGGTGCTCGCGGGCTCGGCGGTGGGGATCATCGGCGAGTCGGGATCGGGCAAGTCGACGCTCGTCCGGCTGCTGCTGGGCCTCGACACCCCGTCGGCGGGCACCGTGGAGGTGACGGGGCGCCCCGTCGTCGCCGGCGGCTCCGCCCGCTCGCTGCACTGGCTGCGCCGCACCACCGGGATGGTGTTCCAAGACCCGTACGCGTCGCTCGATCCGCGCATGGACGTCGGTCGCATCGTGGGCGAACCCCTCTGGGCCCTGGGCATCGACGGCGACCGGCGCGCCCGGGTGCGCGACGTGCTCGTGCAGGTCGGCCTCGACGCCGACATGGCTTCGCGCTTCCCCCACGAGTTCTCGGGCGGTCAGCGCCAGCGCATCGCGCTCGCGCGCGCCATCGTGCACCGCCCGCGGATCCTCGTCGGCGACGAGCCGCTGTCGGCCCTCGACGTGACCGTGCGCGCGCAGATCCTTCGCCTCATCGCGCGCCTGCGCGCCGAAGAAGACCTGACCCTCGTGCTCGTCTCGCACGACATCGGCGTCGTGCAGAGCGTGTGCGACCAGGTCGTGGTGATGAAGGACGGCAAGGTCGTCGAGCAGGGCCCGACCGAGAAGGTGCTGCTGCAGCCCCAGGCGGCGTACACGCGGCAGCTGTTGGCGTCGATCCCGACCCTGCCACGCTGAAGTTCGCCGCCGCCGCAAGAACGGGCTTCGGCGCGGCGGTCTTCGCGCGGATGGCCCCATCCCGTGCGCTGCGGAGCGCCGTCGTGCGCGTGAGCAAGGGATGCCGCGATGTCGGAGGTCGGCGCTAACCTCGGCGCATGTACCCCGGCATCGTTCCCCCGTTCCTGCTCGATCGGCTCGCGTCCACCGACGACCCGCGGCTCGCACGCGCGGCCGCCGCGGCTCGCAAGACCCTGGCGATGCCGCGGCCGCCGCGGCCCACCCGCACCCGGCTCCGGCTGTCGATCGACGGCGACGCGCTCGTCGCCGAAGCGGTTCCCGCCCCCGATCGCATCATCTCCGACGCGCAGAACAGCGAGAACCTGCCCGGTCGGCGCGTGCGCAGCGAAGACGAAGAGCCCGTCGGCGACGCCGCCGTCGACGAGGCGTACGGCGGTCTCGGTGCCACGTACGACTTCTTCTGGGACGCCTTCGCACGCGACGGCATCGACGCGGCGGGCGGCTCGCTGCTCGCGACGGTGCACTTCGGCGACGACTACGACAACGCGTTCTGGAACGGCGAGCGCATGGTGTTCGGCGACGGCGACGGCGAGGTGTTCGTCGGGTTCACCCGCTCGCTCAGCGTCATCGCGCACGAGCTCGGCCACGGGGTGACCGAGGCCGCCGGGGGTCTCGAGTACCAGGGGCAGTCCGGCGCCCTGAACGAGTCGTTGTCCGACGTGTTCGGCGCCCTCGCCGAGCAGCACCGGCTCGGCCAGAGCGCCGACGAAGCGTCGTGGCTGATCGGCGCGGGCATCTTCGCGCCCGACGTGCAGGGCGAAGCACTGCGGTCGATGAAAGCACCCGGCACCGCCTACGACGACGACGTGCTCGGCACCGACCCGCAGCCCGGACACATGCGCGACTACGTCGAGACCGACGACGACAACGGGGGCGTGCACATCAACTCCGGCATCCCCAACCGCGCCTTCCACGTCGCCGCGACGACACTGGGCGGCTTCGCCTGGGAGCGCGCCGGACTCATCTGGTACCGCACCCTCACCGCGGGCACCCTCTCGCCCACCGCCGACTTCGCCGCCTTCGCCGCCGCCACGCGCGCCACCGCCGCCAGCGAGTACGGTGAGGAGTCCGAGGAGGTCGCCGCCGTCCGCGCCGCATGGGTCGCAGTCGGCGTCGAGGAGGATGCCGCAGCCTGACGCCGCGAACGACGAGCACTTCGCCGTGGTCGTCGTGCGCTCGGGTGGCCTCGCCGGGCTGCAGAAGCAGTGGCGGGCCGAGCCCGACCCGGCGCGTCTTGCTCAGTGGCGCGAACTCGTCGAGAGCTGCCCGTGGGATGCCGCCCCCTCTGCGTCGTCGGGTGCCGACCGCTATCAGTGGCGCATCGAGGTGCATCGCGGAGGCATCGCCGTGCGGCG
This window contains:
- a CDS encoding ABC transporter ATP-binding protein encodes the protein MTETLIHARGLSRTYPAPRKGFARPERTTALDDVDLSVLAGSAVGIIGESGSGKSTLVRLLLGLDTPSAGTVEVTGRPVVAGGSARSLHWLRRTTGMVFQDPYASLDPRMDVGRIVGEPLWALGIDGDRRARVRDVLVQVGLDADMASRFPHEFSGGQRQRIALARAIVHRPRILVGDEPLSALDVTVRAQILRLIARLRAEEDLTLVLVSHDIGVVQSVCDQVVVMKDGKVVEQGPTEKVLLQPQAAYTRQLLASIPTLPR
- a CDS encoding protealysin inhibitor emfourin is translated as MPQPDAANDEHFAVVVVRSGGLAGLQKQWRAEPDPARLAQWRELVESCPWDAAPSASSGADRYQWRIEVHRGGIAVRRARLGDGQVDGPWRTLVDEVRRAAPSTPRSR
- a CDS encoding ABC transporter permease — its product is MSTLKRLWNLGTGRFGILIVVLLVITAVVSLVWTPFDPAAVDARARWLSPSWPHVLGTDNNGRDIASLLMAGARTTIVVAVGAGIVASVLGLALAALGSLTARWIRESIAVLVDILIAFPVLIIAMMISAVWGGSLAVVIWSVGIGFGVNIARVTRPELRRVLHSDFVLAGRASGLTPWQNLTRHLLPNVAPVFIVQLSWGMAVAVLAEAGLSYLGFGAPVTQPSWGVLLSDLQSYISVHPLTVVWPGLAITLTVLGLNLLGDALREAADPTLAQRAPAARTHVPGVVA
- a CDS encoding M4 family metallopeptidase; translation: MYPGIVPPFLLDRLASTDDPRLARAAAAARKTLAMPRPPRPTRTRLRLSIDGDALVAEAVPAPDRIISDAQNSENLPGRRVRSEDEEPVGDAAVDEAYGGLGATYDFFWDAFARDGIDAAGGSLLATVHFGDDYDNAFWNGERMVFGDGDGEVFVGFTRSLSVIAHELGHGVTEAAGGLEYQGQSGALNESLSDVFGALAEQHRLGQSADEASWLIGAGIFAPDVQGEALRSMKAPGTAYDDDVLGTDPQPGHMRDYVETDDDNGGVHINSGIPNRAFHVAATTLGGFAWERAGLIWYRTLTAGTLSPTADFAAFAAATRATAASEYGEESEEVAAVRAAWVAVGVEEDAAA
- a CDS encoding ABC transporter ATP-binding protein, with product MSLVVKDLRVEIGGRAVVDGVSFEVPDGARVGIIGESGSGKSLTALAILGLLPDDARASGSVSWNDREILGLDDRELARLRGDDIGMVFQEPRTALNPIRTVGRQIGESVRIHEGVSRREAARRAVIEAERVALPDPERIVARYPHQLSGGQRQRVAIAMALACRPRLLIADEPTTALDVTIQAGILSLLRSLVHDAGMSLVFITHDLAVLAQVATHAVVLEHGRVVEHGAVADLLRAPSSPVTRALLRDATATLWHPETAGHDAATPAGVPVEPAQRDAGGSGATATAPDAAPTGGETP
- a CDS encoding ABC transporter permease, producing the protein MIRYALTRLGLLLLGLAVASALIFLSLRVLPGDVAQLIAGTQSTPEQVAALRESLGLDVPLWTQYFDWIGGLLRGDLGTSLVTGESVAAELLDKARVTVPLAVMSLTVALLIGIPLGVLSALGRRTAGGTALSVASQALAAVPVVWAGMLLVVVFAVWLGWLPPQGFPRAGWNDPGAAFRALVLPALTIGVVEGAMLLRFVRSATLQALGQDYVRTAAAKGLTRTRALVRHGLPNVGLSVITVLGLQIAGIIVGAVVIEQLFTLPGVGRMLVADVAARDLPKVQGELLALTGFVLLVGFVVDLVHRLIDPRQREAS
- a CDS encoding ABC transporter substrate-binding protein codes for the protein MLRRTALATSALLIGALLLTSCTGGNTASAPTGAVDPDATLTVGLSLEPSNLDIRHTSGAALEQALVDNVYQGLVTRNGDDDNAIVPALATEWTISPDGLTYTFTLREGVTFHDGTAMTADDVVTSLQTAKDDATIQNSADLANVASIASPDASTVVLTLAQPNIDFLFTLTGRAGLVFKNADTTNFQTAANGTGPFTVASRNTGQSLTLARYDGYWGDKAGVAEVVLDYIPDRSAAVNAAVSGDLDVALEVDPELQSQVEGTGNFTIDTGLTTDKATLAFNNQRAPLTDQRVREALRLAIDHDALVETVIAAQTLNGPIPPLDPGYEDLTGSVSYNPDRARDLLAQAGAENLELTLTIPNVYPTSIPTFLVSSFADVGVTLKVESVDFSTWLQDVYTNHDYDLSFVRHVEARDFGNWANPTYYFGYDNATVQSLYAQAQATTDEQQSSDLLAEAARIVDDEDAADWLLLATPRTAVGTNVANFPKNSLNVRLPLAGVTVSSE